The Gemmata palustris genome includes a region encoding these proteins:
- a CDS encoding ABC transporter ATP-binding protein, producing MVAVLSESDGNVIEVAGLTRRFGPKVALDDVRLTVPRGTVFGLVGVNGAGKTTLIKHVLGLLRAARGSVRVFGHDPAADPAGVLVRVGYLSEEPDLPGWMRVGALFRYTRAFYPSWDSAFAEELSRSFALDLAVKVKHLSKGQRARVGLVLALAHRPELLVLDEPSSGLDPIVRQDILGAIIRTIAEEGRTVVFSSHLLHEVERVADRVALIDRGRVVFSGALDQIKGTHHRLTLRFPEPRPHPPTLAGALAWEGRGAEWVALCSGRLGELRAAAVACGAEVVGQRVPSLDEIFVARVGTKGSEPVKE from the coding sequence ATGGTCGCTGTTCTTTCCGAGTCCGACGGGAACGTGATCGAGGTGGCGGGGTTGACCCGCCGGTTCGGTCCCAAAGTCGCGCTGGACGACGTCCGGTTGACCGTTCCGCGTGGGACGGTCTTCGGACTCGTCGGGGTGAACGGGGCCGGCAAGACGACGCTCATCAAACACGTTCTGGGGCTGCTCCGGGCCGCGCGCGGTTCGGTGCGCGTGTTCGGGCACGACCCGGCCGCGGACCCCGCGGGCGTTTTGGTTCGCGTGGGCTACCTCTCCGAAGAGCCCGATTTGCCCGGGTGGATGCGCGTGGGCGCCCTCTTCCGGTACACCCGGGCGTTCTACCCGAGTTGGGACTCGGCATTCGCCGAGGAGTTGAGCCGGTCGTTCGCGCTCGATCTGGCGGTGAAGGTGAAGCACTTGTCGAAGGGCCAACGGGCGCGGGTCGGGCTCGTTCTCGCGCTGGCCCACCGGCCGGAACTTCTGGTGCTGGACGAACCTTCTTCGGGACTCGACCCGATCGTCCGGCAGGACATCCTCGGGGCGATCATTCGCACGATCGCCGAGGAGGGGCGGACGGTCGTGTTCTCCTCGCACCTGTTGCACGAGGTCGAGCGCGTGGCCGACCGGGTGGCGCTGATCGACCGCGGGCGCGTCGTCTTCAGCGGGGCGCTCGACCAAATCAAGGGCACTCACCACCGGTTGACGCTGCGGTTCCCGGAACCGCGCCCGCACCCGCCCACACTTGCCGGCGCGCTGGCGTGGGAGGGGCGCGGCGCGGAGTGGGTCGCGCTGTGTAGCGGCCGGCTCGGTGAGTTGCGCGCCGCCGCAGTCGCGTGCGGGGCGGAAGTGGTCGGCCAGCGCGTTCCGTCGCTCGACGAGATCTTCGTCGCGCGCGTGGGGACGAAGGGTTCCGAACCGGTGAAGGAGTGA
- a CDS encoding TIGR02996 domain-containing protein, with product MSDEAAFLGAIREYPDEDTPRLAFADWLDEQGDSTKSERAAFIRAQVELARLPSDDPRCVDLEVIERQLLAKNVGAWAAPCPAFQNWEYAGEGPYRAVFRRGFLEAVDGLGVPGGTSTNYFAELCAAHPIRDGGVFPTNNLASTASWPEWGRIESLKLWASFTARHPASYPGEQFQQVDSFLQHADLTRLRKLGLTLPEIGERSVLHWFRMPLFRQLTGLDLAVWARDVPQNGDLVLELANGDFPNLRKLYLSSIPTAAYTRATNRFINSDTWKRITSLHLGNGSDFPWIRALATARLQRLALTASVGSGTAQAFANAVLAVPDPVTLEELRLHGPGTHGEDLSRILASHFVSNLRWLRFDHAELTDDDLRRIAESPALANLNSLSLWLHHTAGAGLHALFASPNLGRLTDLQIHGGRVPPDAIRALARNSSCRGLRTLTLGSLFVPSALTALADGDVFPDLHTIAFECWRPSPDPSTVEAFVNSPKFPRLCVVHFGTDSDYVQDLLPVFRNCKRLAWAGGEMIDGGDGTRVALVPENVYLPNHLDGLSE from the coding sequence GTGTCCGACGAAGCCGCATTTCTCGGCGCGATCCGCGAGTACCCGGACGAGGACACCCCGCGCCTGGCGTTCGCCGATTGGCTCGACGAGCAGGGCGATTCCACGAAGTCCGAGCGCGCGGCGTTCATCCGCGCGCAAGTGGAACTGGCCCGATTACCGAGTGACGACCCCAGGTGCGTGGATCTCGAAGTCATCGAACGACAGTTGTTGGCGAAGAACGTGGGCGCGTGGGCCGCGCCTTGCCCGGCGTTTCAGAATTGGGAGTACGCTGGAGAAGGTCCGTATCGGGCGGTCTTCCGGCGCGGGTTTCTGGAAGCGGTTGACGGGTTAGGTGTTCCGGGAGGCACGAGCACCAACTACTTCGCCGAACTTTGCGCAGCGCACCCGATTCGTGATGGTGGCGTGTTTCCCACGAATAACCTCGCGTCTACTGCGAGTTGGCCGGAATGGGGGCGGATCGAATCACTCAAGTTGTGGGCATCTTTCACTGCCCGTCATCCTGCCTCCTATCCCGGTGAGCAATTCCAGCAAGTCGATTCGTTCCTCCAGCACGCGGATCTTACCCGGCTGCGAAAGTTGGGCCTCACGTTACCCGAAATTGGCGAGCGTAGCGTCCTCCACTGGTTCCGGATGCCGCTCTTTCGGCAGCTTACGGGATTGGATCTTGCGGTGTGGGCGCGGGACGTTCCCCAGAACGGGGATTTGGTACTTGAGTTAGCCAACGGGGACTTTCCGAACCTTCGCAAACTCTATTTGTCCAGTATCCCGACCGCTGCCTATACTCGCGCTACGAATCGGTTCATCAATTCGGATACGTGGAAGCGAATTACGAGTTTACATTTGGGAAATGGAAGCGATTTTCCGTGGATACGAGCGCTTGCGACAGCGCGACTCCAACGGCTGGCGCTAACCGCTAGTGTTGGCTCGGGCACGGCTCAGGCGTTTGCTAACGCGGTGCTGGCCGTTCCAGATCCTGTAACACTGGAAGAGTTGAGGTTGCACGGACCCGGAACGCACGGAGAAGACCTGTCTCGTATTCTCGCATCACACTTCGTCTCGAACCTTCGGTGGCTGCGCTTCGATCACGCAGAATTGACCGACGATGATTTGAGGCGAATTGCGGAATCGCCGGCGCTGGCGAACTTGAACTCGCTTTCTCTCTGGCTTCACCATACCGCTGGCGCGGGATTGCACGCGCTGTTCGCGTCACCGAACCTCGGCCGGCTTACGGACCTTCAGATTCACGGTGGTCGGGTTCCACCAGACGCGATTCGGGCGCTCGCGCGCAACAGTTCCTGCCGGGGCCTTCGGACGCTGACACTGGGTTCCTTGTTCGTGCCGTCCGCACTGACCGCGCTCGCGGACGGAGACGTGTTCCCCGATCTGCACACGATCGCGTTCGAGTGTTGGCGCCCGTCGCCTGATCCGTCTACTGTTGAGGCGTTCGTGAACTCGCCCAAATTTCCGCGCTTGTGCGTCGTCCACTTCGGTACGGATTCGGATTATGTGCAAGACCTACTGCCCGTGTTCCGAAACTGTAAGCGCCTCGCGTGGGCGGGTGGTGAGATGATCGACGGCGGAGACGGTACGCGCGTCGCTCTCGTACCGGAAAACGTGTACCTCCCGAACCACTTGGACGGCCTGAGTGAGTGA
- a CDS encoding sulfotransferase domain-containing protein encodes MWQNSADPHDRFCHRRPDFLVISPPKTGSTWLAANLRHHPGLFVPEVKEVKYFSSLFKYLDFGWYCDHFNPAGSRRAGEASPSYASLPLATIRLIRNLLPNIKLVFLMREPVSRAWSHAKHNHRYREANFAHAPSDDGGVTDDAWRANFAHDWPLVAGDYFGQLRRWSAVFPAEQLYVGFYESIATRPGALLRDVFRFLGVDSEIDLTNFPVEERILPGPPGDLSLELAHELRGLLRDRTAELVDFTRDQFGLEVPPEWRVTLDSPAPAPPNQPAAFRLAGDDEYLSGVMRLEETFASGHRLVLSDYRGYDIAFSRGALHATPRDAQRALSEAPLVAPTLEEMKERITTRLLEAANARVQAVEDELRATRAITSQLTAELAELVAMARRPSLARRLLHSIHLSNLPN; translated from the coding sequence TTGTGGCAAAACTCTGCCGACCCTCACGACCGGTTCTGCCACCGGCGACCCGATTTTCTCGTCATCTCCCCGCCCAAAACGGGTTCGACGTGGCTGGCCGCTAACCTCCGACATCACCCCGGGCTCTTTGTGCCGGAGGTGAAGGAGGTCAAATACTTTAGTTCCCTCTTCAAGTACCTGGATTTCGGCTGGTATTGCGATCACTTTAATCCGGCCGGCTCTCGGCGGGCGGGCGAGGCGTCACCGTCGTATGCCTCTCTTCCGCTCGCTACTATCCGGCTCATCCGCAACCTCCTGCCGAACATCAAGCTCGTGTTTCTGATGCGGGAGCCGGTCTCCCGCGCCTGGTCGCACGCCAAACACAACCATCGCTACCGAGAAGCCAACTTCGCACACGCTCCTTCTGACGACGGCGGCGTTACAGACGATGCGTGGCGAGCGAACTTCGCCCACGACTGGCCCCTCGTTGCGGGCGACTATTTCGGTCAGCTCCGCCGATGGTCGGCCGTTTTTCCCGCCGAGCAGCTTTATGTCGGGTTCTACGAGTCGATCGCCACGCGACCGGGTGCCCTTTTACGCGACGTGTTCCGGTTCCTCGGGGTCGATTCGGAGATCGATCTGACCAACTTCCCGGTTGAAGAACGCATTCTCCCCGGGCCACCCGGCGATCTCTCACTTGAACTCGCCCACGAGCTACGCGGGCTCCTTCGCGACCGAACTGCCGAGTTGGTTGATTTCACACGCGACCAGTTCGGCCTGGAGGTTCCACCGGAGTGGCGGGTGACGCTCGACTCGCCGGCTCCCGCTCCGCCCAATCAGCCGGCCGCGTTCCGGTTAGCGGGTGACGACGAGTACCTGTCCGGCGTCATGCGGCTTGAAGAGACTTTCGCTTCGGGTCACCGCCTGGTGCTGTCCGATTACCGCGGGTACGACATCGCGTTCTCCCGCGGCGCGCTACACGCGACGCCCCGTGATGCACAGCGCGCGCTGAGTGAAGCGCCCCTCGTAGCGCCGACGCTGGAAGAAATGAAAGAGCGGATCACCACCCGGTTGCTGGAAGCGGCAAATGCTCGTGTACAGGCAGTCGAGGACGAACTCCGTGCGACCCGCGCGATCACGTCGCAGTTGACCGCCGAGCTAGCGGAACTGGTTGCTATGGCCCGTCGCCCTTCACTGGCCCGTCGGCTCCTGCACTCGATTCACCTCTCCAATCTTCCCAATTGA
- a CDS encoding GntR family transcriptional regulator: protein MDVHISPHDGVPIYLQIVNQVKYLVASGRLVPGEELPAIRVLADQLTVNPNTVARAYRELEVAGIVEKRRTAGTYVSATGSPLARRERLKIVTERIDALLAEARHLGVRTDEVIELLRQRDEALNPEEV from the coding sequence ATGGACGTCCACATCTCGCCGCACGACGGCGTTCCGATCTACCTCCAGATCGTTAACCAGGTGAAGTACCTGGTCGCGTCGGGCCGGCTCGTGCCCGGCGAGGAACTCCCCGCGATCCGGGTTCTCGCCGATCAGCTCACCGTTAATCCGAACACGGTCGCCCGCGCCTACCGCGAACTGGAAGTTGCCGGGATCGTCGAGAAGCGCCGGACCGCGGGCACGTATGTGTCCGCGACCGGCTCCCCGTTGGCCCGGCGCGAGCGGCTCAAGATCGTTACCGAGCGGATCGACGCCCTGCTCGCCGAGGCCCGGCACCTCGGCGTGCGCACCGACGAGGTGATTGAATTACTGCGCCAGCGCGATGAAGCCCTGAACCCCGAAGAGGTGTGA
- a CDS encoding lipoxygenase family protein, which translates to MSAFLPQFDPDPAARTSARDAARLKYQFNYTFVSPLAVIDRVPREHEFSHEWLKAVGDRALFVLSNRIDLEGKTEFSEYLRSKHSLLTKAIAWGAELFLGVLREMVTDSLKFTLRSTARPDRPAALSAYSDLFRSIGLPPISATTPSDPAFAHMRVAGPNPVMLQRVKTLDARLPFTEAEFQRVVPGDSLAAAGAEGRLFLADYQSLNGAVSGTYPHDVQKYVYAPLALFVTDRTTRQLRPVAIQCKQAPGPDNPVFTPDDGHNWLIAKTVVEIADGNFHEAVTHLARTHLLIEPFVICTYRQLAPNHPLFTLLVPHFDGTLAINDASWRHLIANKGAVDQLFGGTIETSRKLAASGVQSYLFNESMLPKALADRGTDDPETLPEYHYRDDARLYWDAIQKWASDYLALYYPTDAEVQADPELKAWLTEIGAVDGGRVSGFGVGAAAPTRAYLIDAVTMILFTCSVQHAAVNFPQYDVMSYVPAMPLAGYAPAPTSKTGATAADHLAMFPPMDMAELQMELGYVLGTVHYTTLGEYPANYFLDTRVAEPLARFQKQLAEIGRTIDQRNTTRVPYLTLSPSGIPQSINI; encoded by the coding sequence ATGTCCGCGTTCCTCCCGCAGTTCGATCCCGATCCGGCCGCGCGCACGTCTGCGCGCGACGCGGCCCGCCTGAAGTACCAGTTCAACTACACGTTCGTTTCCCCGCTCGCCGTCATCGACCGCGTCCCGCGCGAGCACGAGTTCTCGCACGAGTGGCTGAAGGCCGTCGGGGACCGGGCGCTCTTTGTACTCTCGAACCGCATCGACCTGGAGGGGAAAACGGAATTCAGCGAGTACCTGCGGAGCAAGCACTCGCTCCTGACCAAAGCGATCGCGTGGGGCGCGGAACTGTTCCTCGGCGTCCTGCGGGAGATGGTGACCGACTCGCTGAAGTTCACCCTCCGATCGACGGCGCGCCCCGACCGGCCGGCCGCGCTCAGCGCGTACTCCGATCTGTTCCGCTCGATCGGCCTGCCCCCGATCAGTGCGACCACGCCCAGCGACCCCGCGTTCGCGCACATGCGCGTGGCCGGGCCGAACCCGGTCATGCTCCAGCGTGTGAAAACGCTGGACGCCCGGCTCCCGTTCACCGAGGCCGAGTTCCAGCGGGTCGTGCCCGGTGATTCGCTCGCGGCGGCCGGGGCCGAGGGGCGCCTGTTCCTCGCCGACTACCAGTCGCTTAACGGGGCCGTATCGGGAACGTACCCGCACGACGTTCAGAAATACGTCTACGCGCCGCTCGCGCTGTTCGTGACGGACCGGACCACGCGGCAACTCCGCCCCGTGGCGATCCAGTGCAAGCAGGCGCCCGGCCCGGACAACCCGGTGTTCACCCCGGACGACGGCCACAACTGGCTGATCGCCAAAACAGTTGTGGAGATCGCCGACGGTAACTTTCACGAGGCCGTCACGCACCTCGCGCGCACGCACCTGCTCATCGAGCCGTTCGTGATCTGCACGTACCGGCAACTCGCGCCGAACCACCCCCTGTTTACGCTCCTGGTGCCGCACTTCGACGGCACGCTGGCGATCAACGACGCGAGCTGGCGCCACCTCATCGCGAACAAGGGAGCGGTGGACCAGTTGTTCGGTGGAACGATCGAGACGTCGCGCAAACTCGCGGCGTCCGGGGTGCAGAGCTACCTGTTCAACGAATCCATGCTCCCAAAGGCACTGGCGGATCGCGGAACGGACGACCCCGAAACGCTCCCGGAGTACCACTACCGCGACGACGCTCGACTGTACTGGGACGCGATCCAGAAATGGGCGAGCGACTACCTCGCGCTGTACTACCCGACCGATGCCGAAGTCCAGGCTGACCCCGAGTTGAAGGCGTGGCTGACCGAAATCGGCGCGGTGGACGGCGGGCGCGTGAGCGGGTTCGGCGTCGGCGCTGCGGCCCCGACGCGCGCGTACTTGATCGACGCGGTCACGATGATCCTGTTCACCTGCAGTGTGCAGCACGCCGCGGTGAACTTCCCGCAATACGACGTGATGAGCTACGTCCCCGCGATGCCGCTCGCTGGCTATGCGCCCGCCCCGACCTCGAAGACCGGAGCGACCGCGGCCGACCACCTCGCGATGTTCCCGCCGATGGACATGGCCGAACTGCAAATGGAGCTCGGGTACGTGCTCGGCACGGTCCACTACACCACGCTCGGTGAGTACCCGGCCAACTACTTCCTGGACACCCGCGTGGCCGAACCGCTCGCGCGGTTCCAGAAGCAACTCGCCGAGATCGGCCGAACCATCGATCAGCGGAACACGACCCGCGTGCCGTACCTCACGCTATCGCCCTCTGGCATCCCGCAGAGCATCAACATTTGA
- a CDS encoding DUF4175 family protein, protein MAAVLEQAEAAAKNDSRVDEQIAQATSRIRAHDLTFGGLVLVAFVLVYTTAMILLDKYLGLAEWVRQFALLGFFAAFAATAYFTILSPLRKKINPLYAAKRVESTIDDAKNSVTGYVDAQQQGTLNATVRAALANRAAKSVAAADVNKAVDHRGLLYLGGASIALFLTLIVLFFVFRPAQFSSLMGRTFVPFSSGVIVTQTQLTLVKPDPAEFTITVGQPITVAVHVGGKIPGANSPDRVRLLIRNNPVDPNYTELPMVPGDTARDFELRVPDHLVQNGFWYKVAGGDAVTPEYKVTVRSLPLFTEFQAAYEYPAYLRRKAETATDPQIRAPRGTTVTLVGRTNRDVRDGLMVIEPGGTRVTEAAIAGKPDSLQFTFKLAETGSYKLTFNATTGERSAEAFQSRILVEADKAPEITINKPEEEEITAPTNGQIVIDAKVGDDFGIDTITLKMKIVSPVERPLLDRPYLNGKARSFQRAKDKTWPTDVDYKDSVDLAQLKADPVGLPLELKPDTVIEFYLEATDNCTEPKPNVGRSVAKRVRLTAPKVEEQDKKKLDQEKENRKTEEQKHNAQQQQQFEQENRDPKGGQPNPATKDKNPEPKNSEGTKEGTPDPMAPQPPNKDKDKGKEGTPKQDQPMGGGMSDMGTPMGNPMPKGGKDDMPPKPMGGTDPSGMGAPNAPMPEAPPPKTPEDKAVEKKADDLNKAIQQEDKDGGVGKSNPTASGPERTDPAQPKKQPPAGDMGNATEPKPEPKPNDPMKPMQDQPAPGSGKPEGTLEKPSDPATPKPEPKPNEPKPTNDKAGQKNSAPSETRDEQVGGVPGAEKESPKEPQPAPKDPNQKQDSPQKQDPNSGSKAKPATQKDDGQQPGASDSADKKDPAADAGSRAKPMPEPTRGGDKPNQPKDQPQPMGGTKSEGKQPDAGDAKPKQAPAAGENKPKPAEDMMTGGGMGAPEPKPESDANQPTKPNGTGAAETKPAGDKNAPMNTGNSGVDKGSDKPQPQEGAQPNGGRDQEPPKQKELDDNQRKELEEAAKNLTSPDEKKKQDARDKLDKAIGEDKRKEMEKLANDLQSPDEKTRADAQRKLEELKKQAQQQPGKPNGENGGKPDEKQMKELEQAAKDLNSPDEKKKQEARDKLDKAVGEDKRKELEQLAKDLQSGDKDKQQAAQNKIKEAMKDAKGGDKGDPKNAPKFDDNQRKELEQAAKDLTSPDEKKKQEARDKLDKAVGEDKRKELEQAAKDLQSGDKDKQDAAQKKIDDAMKDAKGGKPGDPKGGAKPDEKQMKEITDAMKDLQSGDDQKKQAAQQKLDKMVGEKNRKEAEQLMKDLQSGDKDKQAAAQKKLDDLKKELEQQQAQKEKDGQDGKAGKEPSKEELADLMKKAQDLQSKDDKTREKAEKDLDDKIGKENREKLQKELEGKKPGGDAEQDQKLKEQLEQMAKEQSKQPHDPSQKGLGSSPPPKGAMEEDARNRLKTAELRLEDFERKRYDEEFQKKQGFTDAEYKKFLEDYERHVENLRKDVNKLTAGDKAPPAGPGAPGAPILGGAGGRVAPGAKLNSSGVGGGATVAPPGFEDSKNKFQKLIQEKK, encoded by the coding sequence ATGGCCGCGGTTCTCGAGCAAGCAGAAGCCGCCGCGAAGAACGACTCGCGGGTGGACGAGCAAATCGCCCAGGCGACCAGCCGCATCCGTGCCCACGACCTCACGTTCGGTGGGCTGGTTCTCGTCGCGTTCGTGCTGGTTTACACCACCGCGATGATCCTGCTCGACAAGTATCTCGGGCTCGCCGAGTGGGTGCGCCAGTTCGCGCTCCTCGGGTTCTTCGCCGCGTTCGCGGCCACCGCGTATTTCACGATCCTCAGCCCGCTCCGCAAGAAAATCAACCCGCTGTACGCGGCCAAACGGGTCGAGAGCACCATTGATGACGCCAAGAACAGCGTCACCGGGTACGTGGACGCCCAGCAACAGGGCACGCTGAACGCAACCGTGAGGGCCGCGCTCGCGAACCGGGCCGCGAAGTCCGTCGCCGCGGCCGATGTGAACAAGGCCGTCGACCACCGCGGACTGCTCTACCTCGGCGGCGCCTCGATCGCACTGTTCCTCACGCTCATCGTGCTGTTCTTCGTGTTCCGACCGGCCCAGTTCTCCTCGCTCATGGGCCGCACGTTCGTCCCGTTCTCTTCCGGCGTGATCGTAACCCAAACACAACTCACGCTCGTGAAGCCCGACCCGGCCGAATTCACCATCACCGTCGGGCAGCCGATCACGGTCGCGGTCCACGTCGGCGGGAAGATCCCGGGCGCCAACAGCCCCGATCGCGTGCGCCTGCTGATCCGGAATAATCCGGTCGACCCGAACTATACCGAACTGCCGATGGTGCCGGGTGATACGGCACGGGACTTTGAGCTCCGCGTGCCGGATCACCTCGTGCAGAACGGCTTCTGGTACAAGGTCGCCGGTGGCGACGCGGTGACCCCCGAATACAAGGTCACGGTTCGCTCGCTGCCGCTGTTCACCGAGTTCCAGGCCGCTTACGAATACCCGGCGTACCTCCGACGCAAGGCCGAGACCGCGACGGACCCGCAGATTCGTGCCCCGCGTGGGACAACGGTCACGCTCGTCGGGCGCACCAATCGTGACGTGCGCGACGGGCTAATGGTCATCGAGCCGGGCGGCACGCGCGTCACCGAAGCGGCCATCGCGGGCAAGCCAGACAGTCTCCAGTTCACGTTCAAGCTCGCGGAAACGGGGAGTTACAAGCTCACCTTCAATGCGACCACCGGCGAACGCAGCGCCGAGGCGTTCCAGTCGCGCATCCTCGTGGAAGCGGACAAGGCGCCGGAAATCACCATCAACAAGCCGGAAGAAGAAGAGATCACCGCCCCCACGAACGGGCAGATCGTAATCGACGCCAAAGTCGGCGACGATTTCGGCATCGACACGATCACGCTCAAGATGAAGATCGTGTCGCCGGTCGAACGGCCGCTACTGGACCGGCCGTACCTGAATGGCAAGGCCCGGTCCTTCCAGCGCGCGAAGGACAAGACCTGGCCCACCGACGTCGATTACAAGGACTCGGTCGACCTCGCGCAACTCAAGGCGGACCCGGTCGGGCTCCCACTCGAACTCAAGCCCGATACGGTGATCGAGTTCTACCTGGAAGCCACCGACAACTGCACCGAGCCGAAGCCAAACGTGGGCCGCTCGGTCGCGAAGCGCGTCCGACTCACCGCGCCGAAGGTCGAGGAGCAGGACAAGAAGAAGCTCGATCAGGAAAAGGAAAACCGCAAGACCGAAGAACAGAAGCACAACGCGCAACAACAGCAACAGTTTGAACAAGAGAACCGCGACCCGAAGGGTGGCCAACCGAATCCGGCGACAAAGGACAAGAACCCGGAGCCGAAAAACAGCGAGGGCACCAAGGAAGGCACGCCCGATCCGATGGCGCCTCAACCGCCAAACAAGGACAAGGATAAGGGCAAAGAAGGTACCCCGAAGCAAGACCAGCCGATGGGGGGCGGGATGTCCGATATGGGCACCCCAATGGGCAACCCCATGCCCAAGGGCGGCAAGGACGACATGCCCCCGAAGCCAATGGGTGGCACGGACCCGAGCGGCATGGGGGCGCCGAATGCGCCCATGCCGGAAGCTCCTCCGCCCAAGACGCCGGAAGATAAGGCCGTCGAGAAGAAGGCCGACGATCTCAACAAGGCGATCCAGCAAGAGGACAAAGACGGCGGAGTCGGGAAGTCGAACCCGACTGCCAGCGGGCCGGAACGCACCGACCCCGCGCAGCCGAAGAAGCAACCGCCCGCGGGCGACATGGGCAACGCGACCGAGCCGAAGCCGGAGCCCAAGCCCAACGACCCGATGAAACCGATGCAGGACCAACCGGCACCGGGGAGTGGTAAGCCCGAGGGAACGCTCGAAAAACCGAGCGATCCGGCGACCCCGAAGCCGGAACCCAAGCCCAACGAGCCGAAGCCAACTAACGACAAAGCGGGCCAGAAGAACAGCGCGCCGTCCGAAACGCGCGACGAACAGGTGGGCGGTGTACCCGGCGCCGAGAAGGAGTCGCCCAAGGAACCCCAGCCGGCTCCGAAAGACCCGAACCAGAAGCAGGATTCGCCCCAAAAGCAAGACCCGAACTCGGGTTCCAAGGCCAAACCCGCGACCCAAAAGGACGACGGGCAACAACCCGGCGCATCAGATTCTGCCGACAAGAAAGACCCGGCCGCGGACGCGGGTAGCCGCGCCAAGCCGATGCCGGAGCCGACTCGGGGCGGCGATAAGCCCAACCAACCGAAGGACCAACCCCAACCGATGGGCGGGACGAAGTCCGAGGGCAAGCAGCCGGACGCGGGCGACGCGAAGCCGAAACAGGCCCCGGCCGCGGGTGAAAACAAACCCAAACCCGCCGAAGACATGATGACCGGCGGCGGGATGGGTGCGCCCGAACCGAAGCCCGAGAGCGACGCGAATCAGCCGACGAAGCCCAACGGCACCGGCGCGGCCGAGACCAAGCCGGCCGGTGACAAGAACGCGCCTATGAACACCGGCAATTCGGGCGTGGACAAAGGGTCGGACAAGCCGCAACCGCAAGAGGGCGCCCAACCGAACGGCGGGCGAGACCAAGAACCACCCAAGCAGAAGGAACTCGACGACAACCAGCGAAAGGAGCTGGAGGAAGCGGCCAAGAACCTCACCAGCCCCGACGAGAAGAAGAAGCAGGACGCGCGCGACAAGCTCGACAAGGCCATCGGTGAGGACAAGCGCAAGGAAATGGAGAAGCTGGCGAACGACCTCCAGTCGCCGGATGAGAAGACCCGCGCCGACGCCCAGCGCAAGCTCGAAGAACTCAAGAAGCAGGCCCAACAGCAGCCGGGCAAACCAAACGGCGAAAACGGCGGAAAGCCCGACGAAAAGCAAATGAAGGAACTGGAACAGGCCGCTAAAGATCTCAACAGCCCGGACGAGAAGAAGAAACAAGAGGCACGCGACAAACTCGATAAGGCCGTCGGCGAGGACAAGCGCAAGGAACTCGAGCAACTCGCCAAAGACCTCCAGTCGGGCGACAAGGACAAGCAACAGGCCGCGCAGAACAAGATCAAAGAGGCCATGAAGGACGCCAAAGGCGGGGACAAAGGCGATCCGAAAAACGCCCCCAAGTTCGACGACAACCAGCGCAAAGAACTGGAACAGGCCGCGAAAGACCTCACCAGCCCTGACGAGAAGAAGAAGCAGGAGGCGCGCGACAAGCTCGACAAGGCGGTCGGTGAAGACAAGCGCAAGGAACTTGAACAGGCCGCGAAGGATCTTCAGTCGGGCGACAAGGACAAGCAGGACGCGGCGCAGAAGAAGATCGACGACGCCATGAAGGACGCCAAGGGCGGAAAGCCGGGTGACCCGAAGGGCGGCGCGAAGCCCGACGAGAAGCAGATGAAGGAGATCACCGACGCGATGAAAGATCTCCAGAGCGGCGACGACCAGAAGAAACAGGCCGCGCAGCAGAAGCTCGACAAGATGGTCGGCGAGAAGAACCGCAAGGAGGCCGAGCAACTGATGAAGGACCTCCAGTCGGGCGACAAGGACAAACAAGCCGCCGCACAGAAGAAGCTCGACGATCTGAAAAAGGAACTGGAGCAGCAACAGGCCCAGAAGGAAAAGGACGGCCAGGACGGTAAAGCCGGCAAGGAACCGTCAAAGGAAGAGCTCGCGGACCTCATGAAGAAGGCGCAAGACCTTCAATCGAAGGACGACAAGACGCGCGAGAAGGCCGAAAAAGACTTGGACGACAAGATCGGCAAGGAGAACCGCGAGAAGCTACAAAAGGAACTCGAGGGCAAGAAGCCGGGCGGTGACGCGGAGCAAGATCAGAAGCTCAAGGAGCAACTCGAACAGATGGCGAAGGAGCAGTCGAAGCAGCCGCACGATCCGTCCCAAAAGGGCCTCGGCTCCAGTCCGCCCCCCAAGGGCGCGATGGAAGAGGACGCGCGGAACCGCCTGAAGACGGCCGAACTGCGGCTCGAAGACTTCGAGAGAAAGCGCTACGACGAGGAGTTCCAGAAGAAGCAGGGCTTCACGGACGCGGAGTACAAGAAGTTCCTGGAGGACTACGAGAGGCACGTTGAGAACCTCCGCAAAGACGTGAACAAGCTGACCGCCGGCGACAAGGCGCCTCCGGCCGGCCCCGGCGCCCCGGGCGCCCCCATCCTCGGGGGCGCGGGCGGCCGAGTTGCCCCGGGCGCGAAGCTCAACAGCTCCGGTGTCGGCGGCGGGGCGACCGTCGCCCCGCCCGGCTTCGAGGACTCGAAGAACAAGTTCCAGAAGCTGATCCAGGAGAAGAAGTGA